A window from Flavobacterium gyeonganense encodes these proteins:
- a CDS encoding phytanoyl-CoA dioxygenase family protein, with protein MTQKDQIDSQGFAIINNVYNENEINTLISLIDDTTQNNPENRTFRKSQDLFAIRQFHNEIPETLPFIFNQKLLDIIKTNFGENYFITKSIYFDKPEKSNWFVAYHQDLTISVNKKIEVENFENWTVKQNQFAVQPPAAILENNFTIRIHIDKTTKDNGALKVINNSHSKGILRIEKLDFGKEKETICEVQKGGIMIMKPLLFHASNKTTNNERRRVIHIEFSKQELPEGLEWSEKMVLQN; from the coding sequence ATGACACAGAAGGACCAAATAGATTCTCAAGGTTTTGCAATTATTAATAATGTTTATAACGAAAATGAAATTAACACACTCATTTCTTTAATTGATGACACAACGCAAAACAATCCAGAAAACAGGACTTTCAGAAAATCACAGGACTTGTTTGCAATAAGACAATTTCATAACGAAATTCCCGAAACTTTACCTTTTATATTCAACCAGAAATTACTGGATATTATAAAAACTAATTTTGGAGAAAACTATTTTATAACCAAATCTATTTATTTTGACAAACCTGAAAAGTCGAATTGGTTTGTGGCGTATCATCAGGATCTGACTATTTCTGTCAATAAAAAAATTGAGGTTGAGAATTTTGAAAACTGGACTGTAAAACAAAACCAATTTGCGGTTCAGCCTCCTGCTGCAATTCTGGAAAATAATTTTACCATCAGGATTCATATTGATAAAACCACGAAAGATAATGGCGCTTTGAAAGTGATTAATAATTCACATTCTAAAGGAATTCTAAGAATTGAGAAACTTGATTTCGGAAAAGAAAAAGAAACTATCTGCGAAGTTCAAAAAGGCGGTATTATGATCATGAAACCTTTGCTTTTTCATGCTTCAAATAAAACTACAAACAACGAACGAAGAAGGGTTATTCATATCGAATTCAGTAAACAGGAACTTCCTGAAGGATTAGAATGGAGTGAAAAAATGGTTTTACAGAATTAA
- a CDS encoding O-methyltransferase: MHFISQDLEDYIEQHSENEPELLARLNKETYQKILLPRMLSGHFQGRVLSMLSKLIRPINILEIGTYTGYAALCLCEGIQENGQLHTIDIKEELVDFQRKYFDASPWGAQIFQHLGEAVAIIPTLDVKFDLVFIDADKENYINYWKMIVPKMNKGGIILSDNVLWSGKVLEPVHPNDVSTKILLEYNLLLKNDPRVETVLLPIRDGLTVSRVL; this comes from the coding sequence ATGCATTTTATTTCACAAGACTTAGAAGATTATATTGAACAGCATTCTGAAAACGAACCTGAATTATTAGCAAGACTTAATAAAGAAACCTACCAGAAAATCCTCTTGCCGAGAATGTTAAGCGGACATTTCCAGGGGCGCGTTTTAAGTATGCTCTCTAAATTGATCCGACCAATAAATATTTTGGAAATCGGGACTTATACTGGCTATGCTGCTTTGTGTTTATGCGAAGGAATACAGGAAAATGGGCAGCTTCACACCATTGACATCAAAGAAGAACTTGTTGATTTTCAGCGTAAATATTTTGATGCATCACCATGGGGAGCGCAAATTTTCCAGCATTTAGGAGAAGCCGTTGCTATTATTCCGACGCTGGATGTAAAATTTGATTTGGTTTTTATTGATGCTGATAAAGAAAACTATATAAATTACTGGAAAATGATTGTTCCGAAAATGAATAAAGGAGGAATCATTTTGTCTGATAATGTTTTATGGAGCGGGAAAGTTTTGGAACCGGTTCATCCAAATGATGTAAGTACCAAAATACTTTTAGAATACAATTTACTTTTGAAAAACGACCCAAGAGTAGAAACAGTTTTATTGCCAATTCGAGACGGATTGACAGTGAGCAGGGTTTTATAA
- a CDS encoding phosphatase PAP2 family protein, with protein MLEKIQEIDTRLLVYLNSLGSETFDPLWLIITKQVYWTPFFLFLFFLIYKKIGIKQTLYVLLFIAVLIAFTDQTTNLFKNTFQRLRPCNNPEINTIIRVVQSRSSYSFFSGHAANTMAVATFLFLVLKRHFKYLGFLFLWPLIFAYSRIYLGLHYPGDILTGYFFGALFGFLMFKVYQNLKPKYFPA; from the coding sequence ATGCTGGAAAAAATACAGGAAATAGATACCAGGTTACTTGTGTATCTTAACAGTTTAGGTTCTGAAACATTCGATCCACTTTGGCTGATTATTACCAAACAAGTATATTGGACGCCTTTTTTTCTCTTTTTATTTTTTCTTATTTATAAAAAAATAGGCATTAAGCAAACTTTGTATGTCTTGCTTTTTATAGCTGTTTTAATTGCCTTTACAGATCAGACAACGAATCTTTTCAAAAATACTTTTCAGCGTTTACGTCCTTGTAACAATCCTGAAATCAATACCATCATCAGGGTAGTACAATCCCGTAGTTCATATAGTTTTTTCTCTGGGCATGCTGCTAATACTATGGCTGTAGCTACATTTTTATTTTTGGTTCTAAAACGCCATTTCAAATACCTTGGATTCCTGTTTCTATGGCCGTTAATCTTCGCTTATAGCCGTATTTATTTAGGATTGCATTATCCAGGAGATATTCTTACCGGATATTTCTTCGGAGCCCTTTTCGGATTTTTGATGTTCAAAGTATATCAAAATTTAAAACCAAAATATTTTCCGGCATAA
- the rlmN gene encoding 23S rRNA (adenine(2503)-C(2))-methyltransferase RlmN gives MRALSKDQLREFFVANNDKAFRGNQVYEWLWSKGAHSFDDMTNVAKPTRAMLENNFVINHIKVDTMQRSSDGTVKNAVRLHDGLVVESVLIPTETRTTACVSSQVGCSLDCNFCATSRLKRMRNLEPGEIYDQVLAIDKESRLYHNHPLSNIVFMGMGEPLMNYNNVIKAIDMITSPEGLGMSPKRIMVSTSGIPKMIKKMADDDVKFKLAVSLHSAIDEVRARIMPFSQNFPLKDLREALEYWYRKTKSKISYEYVVWKGINDDKVSVDALVKFCKYVPCKVNLIEYNPIDDGEFQQASEESIMAYIKALENIGVVVKVRRSRGKDIDAACGQLANKEA, from the coding sequence ATAAGAGCCTTATCAAAAGATCAGTTACGTGAGTTTTTTGTTGCAAATAACGACAAGGCATTTCGTGGAAATCAGGTTTACGAATGGTTGTGGAGTAAAGGGGCACATAGCTTTGATGACATGACCAATGTGGCAAAACCTACCAGGGCAATGCTTGAAAATAACTTTGTAATCAATCATATTAAGGTTGATACCATGCAGCGCAGCAGTGACGGTACTGTAAAGAATGCTGTTCGGCTGCATGACGGCCTTGTAGTCGAATCGGTTTTGATTCCTACTGAAACCAGAACAACAGCATGTGTGTCCAGTCAGGTAGGCTGCAGTCTGGATTGTAATTTTTGTGCCACTTCGAGATTAAAGCGTATGCGAAATCTGGAACCGGGTGAAATTTACGATCAGGTACTGGCAATTGATAAAGAAAGCCGTTTGTATCATAATCATCCACTTTCGAATATCGTTTTCATGGGGATGGGAGAGCCTTTGATGAATTATAACAATGTCATTAAAGCAATCGACATGATTACTTCTCCGGAAGGTTTAGGAATGTCACCAAAAAGGATCATGGTTTCCACTTCCGGAATTCCTAAAATGATCAAAAAAATGGCAGACGATGATGTTAAATTCAAATTAGCGGTTTCCCTTCACTCTGCAATTGATGAAGTTCGTGCACGAATTATGCCTTTCAGTCAAAATTTTCCATTAAAAGATTTGCGTGAAGCCTTAGAATACTGGTACAGGAAAACCAAAAGCAAAATCTCATACGAATATGTAGTCTGGAAAGGAATCAATGACGACAAAGTCTCAGTAGATGCTTTGGTTAAGTTTTGTAAGTATGTTCCCTGTAAAGTAAATTTAATAGAATACAATCCAATTGATGATGGCGAGTTTCAGCAGGCTTCAGAAGAATCCATTATGGCGTATATAAAAGCATTGGAAAATATTGGAGTAGTAGTAAAAGTACGTCGAAGCCGCGGAAAAGATATTGATGCTGCCTGCGGACAATTGGCCAATAAAGAAGCATAG
- a CDS encoding Sec-independent protein translocase subunit TatA/TatB, protein MFGIGGGELVFIMFIVLMLFGSDKVPEIARTMGKAMAQLKNATNDIKNEIQKGAEENGLDTKSLTGITGDINAHINDAKANLLGDSGSFLGDTATEINKVKEDIDSISGPIKRQM, encoded by the coding sequence ATGTTTGGTATAGGAGGAGGAGAATTAGTTTTTATAATGTTTATAGTACTAATGCTTTTTGGTTCAGACAAAGTGCCTGAAATTGCCCGTACAATGGGGAAAGCCATGGCGCAGTTAAAAAATGCAACGAACGATATTAAAAACGAGATTCAAAAAGGGGCCGAGGAAAATGGTCTTGATACAAAATCCCTGACCGGTATAACAGGCGATATCAACGCTCATATCAATGATGCGAAAGCTAATTTGCTGGGCGATTCCGGAAGCTTTCTGGGAGATACTGCGACAGAAATTAATAAAGTAAAAGAAGATATCGACTCCATCTCAGGACCTATAAAACGCCAAATGTAA
- a CDS encoding RNA polymerase sigma factor, translating to MKIIQLHQEEAKIIKLAVENNRQAQQQIYSKYSSRMLSVCRQYIKDNQLAEDVMITAFMKVFTNLKNFEHKGSFEGWIRRIMVNECISYLRVQKKVKFAEDEFFTEESFNEIDSQFTVEQIQFLIDALPDGYKMVFNLYAIEGYKHNEIAKMLGINEGTSKSQLSHARKMLQTQITILKKQENGTE from the coding sequence ATGAAAATTATTCAGTTACATCAGGAAGAAGCTAAAATCATAAAGCTGGCTGTCGAAAACAACCGACAGGCACAGCAGCAGATTTATAGTAAGTATTCTTCAAGAATGCTAAGCGTGTGCCGTCAATATATAAAAGACAATCAGCTGGCAGAAGATGTAATGATAACGGCTTTCATGAAAGTGTTTACAAATCTGAAAAATTTTGAGCATAAAGGAAGTTTTGAAGGCTGGATCCGCCGAATTATGGTAAATGAATGCATTTCATATTTAAGAGTTCAGAAAAAAGTAAAATTTGCCGAAGATGAATTTTTTACTGAGGAAAGTTTTAATGAAATCGACAGTCAGTTTACAGTAGAACAGATTCAATTTTTAATAGATGCTTTGCCCGATGGCTATAAGATGGTTTTCAATTTATATGCGATTGAAGGCTACAAGCACAATGAAATTGCAAAGATGTTAGGAATTAATGAAGGAACATCAAAATCGCAATTATCGCACGCAAGGAAAATGCTGCAAACACAAATTACTATTTTAAAAAAACAAGAAAATGGAACCGAATAA
- a CDS encoding M1 family metallopeptidase, whose protein sequence is MKRLSLLLLFPAMLFAQEKNTTVAPKQQGKYDTNKFSQMYDLMATPNMFRTASGAPGPAYYQQQADYKIDIELDDKNSKLNGSETITYSNNSPDSLEYLWIQLDQNQAKANTQSTLAEAEKINQVFPLGSFSDKYLKKNLERGFNIEYVKDSKGNPMSYTINETMMRIDLDKPLKPGEKISFAIKWWYNINNYQKEGGRSGYEFFEKDGNKLYVIAQFYPRMAVYNDVEGWQNMQFWGSGEFALPFGNFDVNITVPADHVINATGELTNRSEVFTAEQVKRYEQAQKAFDKPVVIVTQAEAEAAEKGFSEKKKTWKFSAKNVRDFGIASSRKFIYDAMAVKIGNRTVMAESVYPKEANPLWGETSTMTVAHTLKSYSSHTFDYPYPKAVSVSAEDQGMEYPMICWNYGRPDENGKTSREVKNGMIGVIIHEVGHTFFPMIVNSDERQWTWMDEGLNSFLEYLAEQELDPKFPSRRGPARNIVPYMSGDQKFLEPIMSNSETIHQFGNNAYGKPATGLNILREVVMGRELFDYAFKTYANRWKFKHPTPEDFFRTMEDASAVDLDWFWRGWFYSTDFVDIGIKDVKQYYVSDTPTADIKEVKVRKGRFGYEKGPFVYLVSGDNAEVDASKKKALKVEDFKPLADYVNETFTTEEKANIKSPKYFYEVEFNKPGGMIMPILVEITYEDGSKNNYQYPAQIWRKGNESAKKVYATEKRIKSIQIDPKLLTADIDVTNNSWPKVEEKSKFD, encoded by the coding sequence ATGAAAAGACTTTCATTACTATTACTTTTTCCTGCTATGTTATTTGCTCAGGAAAAAAATACGACTGTCGCTCCAAAACAACAGGGAAAGTACGATACGAACAAGTTTAGCCAAATGTATGATTTGATGGCTACACCCAATATGTTCCGCACGGCTTCTGGCGCACCAGGTCCTGCTTATTATCAACAACAGGCAGATTACAAGATTGATATCGAATTAGACGATAAAAATTCAAAATTAAACGGATCTGAAACGATTACGTATTCTAATAATTCGCCAGACAGTCTGGAATATTTATGGATCCAGCTGGATCAGAATCAGGCTAAAGCGAATACACAGTCAACTTTGGCAGAAGCAGAAAAAATTAATCAGGTATTTCCATTAGGAAGTTTTTCTGATAAGTATCTGAAGAAAAACCTTGAACGCGGTTTTAATATTGAATATGTGAAGGATTCGAAAGGAAATCCGATGTCTTACACAATCAACGAAACCATGATGCGAATCGACCTTGATAAACCTTTAAAACCAGGAGAAAAGATTTCGTTTGCTATAAAATGGTGGTATAACATTAATAATTATCAAAAAGAAGGAGGACGTTCTGGTTACGAATTCTTTGAGAAAGACGGCAATAAATTATATGTGATCGCCCAATTCTATCCAAGAATGGCAGTATACAATGATGTTGAAGGATGGCAAAATATGCAGTTTTGGGGAAGCGGAGAATTCGCATTGCCATTTGGAAATTTTGATGTGAATATTACAGTTCCTGCAGATCACGTAATTAACGCTACCGGAGAACTGACAAACAGGTCAGAAGTATTTACGGCAGAACAGGTAAAACGTTATGAACAGGCTCAAAAGGCATTTGATAAACCGGTTGTAATTGTTACGCAGGCCGAAGCCGAAGCAGCTGAAAAAGGATTTTCTGAAAAGAAAAAAACATGGAAATTCAGTGCGAAAAACGTAAGGGATTTTGGAATTGCTTCTTCAAGAAAATTCATTTATGATGCAATGGCAGTAAAAATTGGAAACAGAACCGTAATGGCTGAATCAGTTTATCCAAAAGAGGCAAATCCGCTTTGGGGAGAAACTTCCACAATGACTGTGGCGCATACTTTAAAAAGTTATTCTTCGCATACGTTTGATTACCCGTATCCAAAAGCAGTTTCGGTTTCAGCTGAAGATCAGGGTATGGAATATCCAATGATTTGCTGGAATTACGGGCGTCCTGACGAAAATGGTAAAACAAGCAGGGAAGTTAAAAACGGAATGATTGGTGTAATAATTCACGAAGTAGGACACACTTTCTTCCCAATGATTGTAAACTCAGATGAGCGTCAATGGACCTGGATGGATGAAGGCTTAAATTCGTTTCTGGAATATTTAGCAGAACAGGAACTGGATCCAAAATTCCCTTCAAGACGCGGACCGGCCAGGAATATTGTTCCGTACATGAGCGGTGACCAGAAATTTTTGGAGCCAATCATGTCAAACTCTGAAACCATTCATCAATTTGGGAATAATGCTTACGGAAAACCGGCTACAGGACTTAATATCCTGAGAGAAGTGGTGATGGGGAGAGAATTGTTTGATTATGCTTTTAAAACCTATGCCAACAGATGGAAGTTCAAACATCCAACGCCTGAAGATTTCTTCAGAACAATGGAAGATGCATCTGCAGTAGATTTAGACTGGTTTTGGAGAGGATGGTTTTATTCAACAGATTTTGTAGATATTGGTATTAAAGATGTAAAACAATATTATGTTTCTGATACCCCAACTGCAGATATAAAAGAGGTCAAAGTTAGAAAAGGACGCTTCGGTTATGAAAAAGGACCTTTTGTTTATTTAGTTTCTGGTGATAATGCTGAAGTAGATGCCTCAAAGAAAAAAGCTTTAAAAGTAGAAGATTTTAAGCCATTGGCTGATTATGTAAATGAGACTTTTACAACAGAGGAAAAAGCAAATATCAAATCACCTAAATATTTCTACGAAGTAGAATTCAATAAACCGGGCGGAATGATTATGCCTATTCTGGTTGAAATCACCTATGAAGACGGTTCAAAAAACAATTATCAGTATCCGGCACAAATCTGGCGAAAAGGAAATGAGTCAGCCAAGAAAGTATACGCAACTGAAAAACGAATTAAGAGCATTCAGATAGATCCAAAATTACTAACGGCAGACATAGATGTAACTAACAATTCATGGCCAAAAGTAGAGGAAAAATCAAAGTTTGACTAA
- a CDS encoding YceI family protein, with protein sequence MKTLKSIFLTVICLGITFYTNAQKNYTVSTKSKFEVAGTSTIHDWVMKSTDGTGTANLTVKDSKLTDINSLTVILPAESLKSGKSSMDDVAYEALDTKTYKNIKYVLKSADKINETVWNLTGVYTISGVSKEYKTQVSVTGANGNFILRGSNQITFADFGISPPTAALGVVRTGKDLTILFNITLNDYTQSENVLVIK encoded by the coding sequence ATGAAAACTCTCAAATCTATTTTTTTAACAGTTATCTGTTTAGGAATTACTTTTTACACCAATGCTCAAAAAAATTATACAGTTAGTACAAAATCTAAATTTGAAGTTGCCGGAACTTCTACTATTCACGATTGGGTAATGAAATCAACAGATGGAACTGGCACAGCTAATTTAACAGTTAAAGATTCCAAACTGACTGACATAAACAGCCTGACAGTAATTTTGCCAGCAGAAAGCCTTAAAAGTGGCAAATCAAGTATGGACGATGTGGCTTACGAAGCTTTAGATACAAAAACATACAAAAACATTAAATATGTTTTAAAATCTGCTGATAAAATAAATGAAACTGTATGGAACCTAACCGGAGTATATACGATTTCTGGCGTCAGCAAAGAGTACAAAACTCAGGTTAGCGTAACAGGCGCTAATGGAAATTTTATTTTGAGAGGTTCTAACCAAATCACTTTTGCTGATTTTGGAATATCTCCTCCAACAGCAGCACTTGGAGTCGTAAGAACCGGAAAAGACCTGACTATTCTTTTCAACATCACTTTAAATGATTACACCCAAAGTGAAAATGTTTTAGTAATTAAATAG
- a CDS encoding DUF6702 family protein produces the protein MVQITSRIFVDDLNNGIEKKYHKKTFIGTEKETQADLDLLKRYLSENFSIKINGQPKTIVFLSKELEADDVLVCYSKITGVEKLKTLEITNTILTDWNAEQQNITHISAFGTKRSVLFTESSRKEVLKY, from the coding sequence ATGGTCCAGATTACGTCAAGGATATTTGTGGATGACCTGAATAACGGAATCGAAAAAAAGTACCATAAAAAAACATTTATTGGAACAGAAAAAGAAACCCAGGCAGATCTTGATTTGCTAAAAAGATACCTCTCAGAAAATTTCAGTATTAAAATAAACGGTCAGCCAAAAACAATTGTTTTTTTATCTAAAGAGCTGGAAGCTGATGATGTTTTAGTTTGCTATTCGAAAATTACGGGAGTTGAAAAACTCAAGACATTAGAAATTACAAACACTATTTTAACAGACTGGAATGCTGAACAGCAAAATATTACACATATTTCAGCATTTGGTACTAAAAGAAGTGTTCTTTTTACAGAATCTTCAAGGAAAGAAGTGTTAAAGTATTAA
- a CDS encoding polyprenyl synthetase family protein — protein MNITSQIKQPIFSEMELFEKKFHESMTSKVALLNRITYYIVNRKGKQMRPMFVFLTAKMVSGGTVNERTYRGASVIELIHTATLVHDDVVDDSNRRRGFFSINALWKNKIAVLVGDYLLSKGLLLSIDNGDFDLLKIISVAVREMSEGELLQIEKARRLDITEEVYYEIIRKKTATLIAACCALGARSVIEEDDIQVENMRKFGELIGMAFQIKDDLFDYSEEAIGKPTGIDIKEQKMTLPLIHVLNTCSPQEKKWLINSIKNHNKDKKRVKEVIAFVKNNNGLAYAENKMVQFQQEALSLLENYTDSEFKDALTLMVNYVIERKK, from the coding sequence ATGAATATTACTTCTCAAATAAAACAGCCTATTTTTAGTGAAATGGAACTTTTCGAAAAAAAGTTCCATGAATCCATGACTTCAAAGGTTGCATTGTTAAATCGTATTACCTATTATATTGTAAACCGAAAAGGAAAGCAAATGCGTCCAATGTTTGTTTTTCTTACTGCAAAAATGGTTTCAGGCGGTACTGTAAATGAGAGAACGTATCGTGGAGCTTCTGTAATTGAGCTGATTCATACCGCAACTTTAGTACATGATGATGTGGTTGATGACAGTAATCGTCGACGTGGATTTTTCTCTATCAACGCACTCTGGAAAAATAAGATTGCAGTTTTGGTCGGTGACTATTTACTTTCAAAAGGACTGTTGTTATCAATTGATAATGGTGATTTTGATCTTTTGAAAATTATTTCTGTCGCTGTCCGCGAAATGAGCGAAGGAGAATTGCTTCAAATCGAAAAAGCACGCCGACTCGATATTACAGAAGAGGTTTACTACGAAATTATCCGAAAAAAAACGGCTACTCTTATAGCTGCCTGTTGTGCGCTTGGTGCCAGATCAGTAATCGAAGAGGATGATATACAGGTCGAAAACATGCGTAAATTCGGAGAGCTTATCGGAATGGCTTTTCAAATCAAAGACGATTTATTTGATTACAGCGAAGAAGCCATCGGAAAACCAACCGGAATCGATATTAAAGAGCAAAAAATGACTTTGCCTTTAATTCATGTTTTAAATACCTGCTCCCCGCAGGAAAAAAAGTGGCTGATCAACTCCATCAAAAACCACAACAAAGACAAAAAACGCGTTAAAGAAGTAATTGCCTTTGTAAAAAACAACAATGGTCTGGCTTACGCCGAAAACAAAATGGTCCAGTTTCAGCAGGAAGCGCTTTCTCTTTTAGAAAATTACACGGATTCTGAATTCAAAGATGCACTTACCTTGATGGTGAATTACGTTATTGAAAGAAAGAAATAA